A single genomic interval of Bacillus sp. es.036 harbors:
- a CDS encoding HNH endonuclease signature motif containing protein: MIRLDLKNLKDLIEKNNLVKFYQCTEWRTLRKKILSRDDFECQTCKRKGKVGNAENVHHIKEVKKYPELALVFSNCESICIPCHNEEHDRLKKYIRKKKLFDDERW, translated from the coding sequence GTGATAAGATTGGATCTAAAAAATCTTAAAGATCTAATAGAGAAAAATAATTTGGTAAAGTTCTATCAATGTACAGAGTGGCGTACTTTAAGAAAAAAAATACTCTCCAGAGACGACTTTGAATGTCAAACGTGTAAAAGAAAAGGCAAGGTAGGTAATGCGGAGAACGTTCACCACATAAAAGAAGTGAAAAAATACCCAGAGCTTGCACTTGTTTTTAGTAACTGTGAAAGCATCTGTATTCCATGTCACAATGAAGAGCATGACCGGTTGAAGAAATACATTCGAAAGAAGAAATTATTCGATGATGAGAGATGGTGA
- a CDS encoding P27 family phage terminase small subunit, with translation MKAALRTDVSIDKIKDYLMSRVDTTSPVEVEKVGRYLKHIEIYRRMERTVKKEGVSIMVKNATQTFVKSHPLLNEMSKVNTSIMNIERTFHFIDDENKGNPKYSADDLM, from the coding sequence TTGAAAGCGGCCTTAAGAACTGACGTAAGTATAGATAAAATAAAGGATTATTTGATGTCCAGGGTTGATACAACTAGTCCTGTTGAAGTGGAAAAAGTCGGTAGGTACTTGAAGCATATTGAAATTTATAGACGAATGGAACGCACAGTTAAAAAAGAGGGCGTTTCGATCATGGTAAAGAATGCTACCCAAACATTTGTGAAGTCCCACCCTCTGTTGAATGAAATGAGCAAAGTAAATACATCCATCATGAATATAGAACGAACTTTTCATTTTATAGACGATGAAAACAAGGGAAATCCAAAGTACTCAGCAGACGATTTGATGTAA
- a CDS encoding terminase TerL endonuclease subunit encodes MKINKHVTFYMDQYEADKIKVSKYVVLLFSYLKNHVLNRDDIYFDETTHKRYIAFTEKNYFTLMPFQKFITAFVFLYYKEGNYPFFEQFFLYKARGAGKNGLISSLTNFFISDLHGVENYNVSIVANSEEQAKTSFNEIYSTIKNSDNHKVLESLFYATKSEVISRTNNSKLKFHTSNPKTKDSLRDGCVVYDEVHEYEDSAIIDVFSSGLGKVKHSREFFITTDGFVRGGYLDDLKERATRVLNGESLEDPLFVFMATLDSESEMEDSSNWQKANPMFHEPLGEYAKELFRKVRTQYISLGNSKPSARIRFMTKRMNLPATDLTASVATWEEIKATNRPFPELKHREAVGGLDFASIRDFAAVGLLFKVGEDYIWKSHSFVRRGFLKDANLQAPIHDWEEEGLLTILDGPVIDIKQIVNWFVRMRELYGVNTIVADTFRLDLVKSALEAEGFLLIYIRNPKAIHSQLAPRVETVFANKQIIFGDNPLMRWYTNNVYVKIKKDGNKEYLKKDEIKRKTDGFQAFIHALWQADNVLVEEEEFYLDDISF; translated from the coding sequence ATGAAAATAAATAAGCATGTAACCTTTTATATGGACCAATACGAAGCTGACAAAATTAAAGTCAGCAAGTATGTGGTCCTTTTATTTTCATATTTGAAAAACCATGTTCTTAATCGGGATGATATCTACTTTGATGAAACAACACATAAGCGTTATATCGCTTTTACAGAAAAGAATTATTTTACCTTAATGCCTTTTCAAAAATTTATTACTGCCTTTGTTTTTCTCTATTACAAAGAAGGCAACTATCCATTTTTCGAACAGTTCTTTTTATACAAAGCCCGTGGAGCCGGTAAGAACGGATTGATTTCATCGCTAACAAATTTCTTTATCAGTGATCTGCATGGAGTTGAAAATTATAATGTATCGATCGTAGCGAATAGCGAAGAACAGGCTAAGACTTCTTTTAACGAAATTTACAGCACTATTAAAAACTCAGATAATCACAAAGTGTTGGAATCATTGTTTTATGCGACGAAATCTGAAGTCATTAGTCGAACGAACAATAGCAAACTCAAGTTCCACACATCGAATCCGAAGACAAAAGATAGTTTACGTGACGGTTGTGTCGTATATGATGAAGTTCATGAATATGAAGATTCAGCAATCATTGATGTCTTTTCATCTGGTCTGGGGAAGGTCAAACACTCCAGAGAATTCTTTATCACTACAGATGGGTTTGTTCGTGGTGGTTATTTGGATGATCTGAAAGAACGGGCAACCAGGGTTCTAAATGGAGAATCGTTAGAGGATCCGTTATTTGTCTTTATGGCTACACTGGACAGTGAATCGGAAATGGAAGACTCTTCAAACTGGCAAAAGGCAAATCCGATGTTCCATGAACCATTGGGTGAGTATGCCAAAGAGTTATTCCGTAAAGTGAGAACGCAGTACATCTCATTAGGAAATTCTAAGCCATCTGCACGCATTCGATTTATGACAAAGCGTATGAATTTACCAGCCACCGATTTAACTGCATCTGTTGCGACTTGGGAAGAAATCAAAGCGACTAACAGACCTTTTCCGGAATTAAAACACAGGGAAGCAGTTGGCGGTTTGGACTTCGCTTCTATACGTGACTTTGCTGCTGTCGGATTATTATTTAAAGTTGGTGAAGATTATATTTGGAAATCACATTCTTTCGTTAGAAGAGGTTTTCTAAAGGATGCAAATTTACAAGCGCCAATCCATGACTGGGAAGAGGAAGGTTTACTTACCATTTTAGATGGTCCGGTTATTGATATAAAACAAATCGTAAATTGGTTTGTAAGAATGAGAGAGTTGTACGGGGTTAACACCATAGTTGCGGATACCTTTCGTCTTGATCTTGTTAAATCAGCACTTGAAGCAGAAGGTTTTCTTTTAATTTATATACGAAATCCAAAAGCAATCCATTCACAACTTGCACCGCGAGTTGAAACGGTATTTGCAAATAAGCAGATTATATTTGGCGACAATCCATTAATGCGATGGTACACAAATAATGTGTATGTGAAAATCAAAAAGGATGGCAATAAAGAATACTTAAAGAAAGATGAAATCAAACGTAAAACCGATGGATTTCAGGCATTTATCCATGCCTTATGGCAAGCGGATAATGTCCTGGTAGAGGAAGAAGAATTTTACCTTGACGATATTTCATTTTAG
- a CDS encoding phage portal protein — protein sequence MTIGLLDIFKRNTELEWMYDVDLLEGTSERIKMKQLAIQTCVNMIGRIISQSEYRVKKNKETIKDELYYRLNVRPNKNMSASYFWQTVVYKLIHDNECLIIKSDSDDLLIADDFDRVVYGLVEDTFKNVTVKNFTFQRTFTMSDVFYLEFDNENLSKLIDSLFVDYGSLFGRMVEFQKYKNQIRSTVDLETTGAKDPETQRKLQSFIDRMYQAIKEKTFAIIPQQKGFTYTEQAASSGASVDEINKVSNGFLDHVAKALGIPVALIHGEMADVEKATRNMMTFCIDPLLKKIKDESDAKFIDKKEYLAGRRIDIKRVSYSNMFDVATSVDKLRSSGVANGHELRDAIGLEQMDDPILDKFVITKNYQETNELEGGDK from the coding sequence GTGACAATAGGATTATTAGACATATTCAAACGTAATACTGAGCTGGAGTGGATGTATGATGTCGATTTATTAGAAGGTACTTCTGAACGGATTAAAATGAAACAATTGGCGATTCAAACTTGCGTAAATATGATCGGTCGTATTATCAGTCAGTCTGAATATCGAGTAAAGAAGAATAAAGAAACGATAAAAGATGAACTGTACTACCGGTTAAATGTTCGACCAAATAAAAACATGTCAGCAAGTTATTTTTGGCAAACGGTCGTATATAAACTCATTCATGACAATGAATGCTTGATTATCAAGTCTGATTCAGATGATTTATTAATTGCTGATGATTTTGATCGCGTGGTATATGGACTAGTCGAGGATACGTTCAAAAATGTTACTGTCAAAAACTTTACCTTCCAACGAACCTTTACGATGAGTGATGTGTTTTATTTAGAATTCGATAATGAAAATCTATCCAAATTGATTGATAGTCTTTTTGTGGATTATGGGTCCTTGTTTGGAAGAATGGTAGAATTCCAGAAATATAAAAATCAGATTCGTTCGACGGTTGATCTTGAGACCACGGGTGCGAAGGATCCAGAAACCCAACGAAAATTACAGAGCTTCATTGACCGTATGTACCAAGCGATAAAAGAAAAGACGTTTGCCATCATCCCACAACAAAAAGGATTCACTTATACCGAACAGGCAGCTTCCTCTGGTGCAAGTGTAGATGAAATCAATAAAGTCAGTAACGGCTTTTTAGATCATGTTGCAAAGGCATTAGGTATTCCGGTCGCTTTAATTCATGGTGAAATGGCAGATGTAGAAAAAGCGACTCGTAACATGATGACCTTTTGTATTGATCCATTACTTAAAAAAATTAAAGACGAGTCAGATGCCAAATTTATCGATAAGAAAGAGTACCTTGCTGGTAGGCGAATCGATATTAAGCGAGTCTCTTACAGTAATATGTTTGATGTGGCAACTTCAGTTGATAAATTAAGGTCATCCGGGGTGGCTAATGGTCATGAGTTAAGAGATGCGATCGGTCTCGAACAAATGGATGATCCGATTCTAGATAAATTTGTAATTACGAAAAACTACCAAGAGACAAATGAACTTGAAGGGGGTGATAAATAA
- a CDS encoding head maturation protease, ClpP-related, giving the protein MSKEYKDQIKNMMNKKTDVRFEADEKDKEYSLYIYGPIGGFCFSDNSAQSIRRKLQNVDAEKIHVHINSPGGSAFDGVAIGNILKNHKAEIIVHVDGMAASAASVIAVAGDKVIMPENTMMMIHRASTFEYGNAAVFEKTASDLRKIDASLAASYKKRFVGEQSELEQLLDEETFLTAEEAVAFGLADIVGEEIEIQELEDLDDGEEEEEEYDNLKDKLVAKYSAKKNAHKNESPEPKPTPANKQNMSKLFLNLK; this is encoded by the coding sequence ATGTCAAAAGAATACAAAGATCAAATTAAGAACATGATGAACAAAAAAACCGACGTGCGTTTTGAAGCGGATGAAAAAGACAAGGAATATTCCCTGTACATCTATGGACCCATTGGTGGTTTTTGCTTTAGCGACAATAGTGCACAGAGCATTCGAAGAAAGTTGCAAAATGTTGATGCTGAAAAAATTCATGTCCACATCAATTCTCCAGGCGGTTCTGCATTTGATGGTGTAGCCATTGGCAATATTCTTAAAAACCATAAAGCAGAGATTATTGTTCATGTAGATGGTATGGCTGCAAGTGCTGCTTCTGTAATAGCAGTTGCTGGCGATAAAGTCATCATGCCTGAAAACACTATGATGATGATCCACAGAGCTTCAACATTCGAATATGGTAATGCTGCAGTTTTTGAAAAGACGGCTTCAGATTTAAGAAAAATTGATGCCTCACTTGCTGCATCGTATAAAAAGCGCTTCGTTGGTGAGCAGTCTGAATTGGAACAACTTCTTGATGAAGAAACCTTTCTTACCGCAGAGGAAGCCGTTGCTTTTGGACTTGCTGATATCGTTGGGGAAGAGATTGAAATTCAAGAACTTGAAGATCTAGACGATGGTGAAGAAGAAGAGGAAGAATACGATAATTTAAAAGACAAGTTGGTTGCCAAGTATTCAGCAAAGAAAAACGCACATAAAAATGAATCTCCAGAACCAAAGCCTACTCCTGCTAATAAGCAGAATATGAGTAAGCTTTTTTTAAATTTAAAATAA
- a CDS encoding phage major capsid protein, with product MTIKFNNFEEKKQAFAQVTLNGTEAEQSEALSNMLEALANDVQGDILNQVNTQMADNAVMQARGQNVLTSEELKFFNAVVEDGGFKDTETLPKTTQERVFQDLVEDHPLLQEIGIQNLGAVTEFIYSDPEGAAVWGPLFGDIKGQLNAAFRKETISQLKLTAFIPLANDMLKLGPVWIERYVRTMIKEAMSVGLEKGYVTGTGINQPIGLLKSVDASTGAISDKTSSGTLTFEPGKTTIQELKGVVEKLSIRNVNGKDKVRNVAGKVVMVVNPFDNFGIQANATIQNANGAYVTSLPFNPKITESQFVPQGKVLFFVRGEYIAAIGGTEPIKKYTETMALEDATLYIAKQFATGKPVDNYAAQVYDLQLTEEPAV from the coding sequence ATGACCATTAAATTTAACAATTTCGAAGAAAAGAAACAGGCCTTTGCTCAGGTTACATTAAACGGAACAGAGGCAGAACAATCTGAGGCCCTATCAAATATGCTTGAAGCCCTAGCAAACGACGTTCAGGGTGATATTCTGAATCAAGTAAATACTCAAATGGCTGATAATGCAGTCATGCAGGCTCGGGGTCAAAATGTATTGACTTCAGAAGAACTCAAATTTTTTAATGCTGTTGTCGAAGATGGTGGTTTCAAAGATACAGAGACATTACCTAAAACAACACAAGAGCGCGTCTTTCAGGACCTAGTTGAAGACCATCCTCTCTTACAAGAAATCGGGATTCAAAATCTAGGAGCCGTAACCGAGTTTATTTATTCTGATCCTGAAGGGGCAGCTGTATGGGGACCTTTATTTGGGGATATCAAAGGCCAATTAAATGCTGCCTTCCGTAAAGAAACTATTAGTCAGTTAAAATTAACAGCATTTATCCCCCTTGCCAATGATATGTTGAAATTGGGTCCAGTATGGATTGAACGTTACGTACGTACCATGATCAAAGAAGCCATGTCTGTTGGGCTTGAAAAAGGATACGTTACTGGCACGGGGATCAATCAACCTATTGGCCTTCTGAAAAGTGTGGATGCTAGCACTGGAGCCATTTCAGATAAAACGTCATCTGGCACTCTAACTTTTGAACCAGGTAAAACAACGATTCAAGAATTAAAAGGCGTCGTTGAAAAATTATCGATTCGTAATGTAAATGGAAAAGATAAAGTTCGAAACGTCGCTGGAAAAGTTGTGATGGTTGTGAATCCCTTTGATAACTTTGGCATCCAAGCGAACGCCACGATTCAAAATGCGAATGGTGCCTATGTAACGAGCTTGCCTTTTAATCCGAAGATTACTGAATCACAATTTGTTCCACAAGGCAAAGTACTTTTCTTTGTTCGAGGAGAATACATTGCTGCTATTGGTGGAACGGAACCGATCAAAAAGTACACGGAGACGATGGCATTAGAAGATGCGACGTTGTATATCGCTAAACAATTTGCTACCGGTAAGCCAGTAGACAATTATGCTGCTCAAGTCTATGACCTACAGTTAACGGAAGAACCAGCAGTATAA
- a CDS encoding phage head-tail adapter protein: MKRRIQRPVHEIFNDGYLSYGFRSIERSSQGKRIGETFFQRGKLAFKLMSARDQDYQLVGTMGSSLDLKVKTMLPPTIPTLFSENYTDLRKSNIKVRVGSIEYDVITVDFDNSRRYLFFYLQEVGGFNDE, from the coding sequence ATGAAGCGACGAATACAGAGACCAGTTCATGAAATATTTAATGATGGGTACTTGTCTTACGGTTTTCGCTCAATTGAACGATCCTCTCAGGGGAAAAGGATAGGGGAAACGTTTTTCCAAAGAGGAAAGCTTGCCTTTAAATTAATGAGTGCTCGTGATCAGGACTATCAGTTGGTTGGGACGATGGGAAGTAGCTTGGATCTAAAGGTTAAAACAATGTTACCACCTACGATCCCCACTTTATTTTCGGAGAATTACACGGACTTAAGAAAATCGAACATAAAAGTACGTGTTGGGTCAATTGAATATGATGTGATCACCGTGGACTTTGATAACAGTCGACGGTATTTGTTTTTCTATCTCCAAGAAGTTGGAGGGTTTAACGATGAATGA
- a CDS encoding phage tail protein, whose product MATVVESFDSTKITNASTQFFAEDGTQQDGVKFPCIGSVEGETTLKELIKKCEGVEVAKKTKPEKHDLTISAHVPVAIVRELFGITNEDLKPGVYKYSQNSKGKRFVFTADVIDEFEEITKLIAFPNVVSTTGFKFAIENGADEVAEMEVEVTAYPDAKTNLYYEAYISELEDPSIADTWHTAFDYSLVEAIPSP is encoded by the coding sequence ATGGCCACTGTTGTCGAATCATTTGATTCAACGAAAATCACGAATGCGAGCACGCAATTTTTCGCAGAGGATGGGACTCAGCAAGATGGGGTGAAATTTCCCTGCATTGGCTCTGTGGAAGGCGAAACGACCTTAAAGGAGTTAATTAAGAAGTGTGAAGGCGTGGAAGTCGCCAAGAAGACCAAACCAGAAAAACATGACCTTACCATATCGGCTCATGTTCCAGTCGCAATTGTTCGTGAACTATTTGGTATTACGAATGAGGATTTAAAACCAGGTGTTTATAAATACTCTCAAAATTCGAAAGGAAAACGTTTTGTATTCACGGCTGATGTGATTGATGAATTTGAAGAAATCACAAAATTAATCGCTTTTCCTAATGTGGTATCAACCACTGGATTTAAATTTGCGATTGAAAATGGCGCTGATGAAGTGGCTGAAATGGAAGTGGAAGTAACAGCTTATCCTGATGCCAAAACTAACCTCTATTACGAGGCATACATTTCAGAACTTGAAGATCCATCCATTGCGGATACCTGGCATACAGCATTTGATTATTCGTTAGTGGAGGCAATCCCTTCACCATAA
- a CDS encoding phage tail tape measure protein — protein MAGNPETKIKFSVFNKEFNSAMRDMKNESSKLRQEYQLQAEQLKLNGSETEKLQAKMNYLQQAQQLASRKTQETATQLTRAREMYGDNSREVEALSRRLLSAQTAEQRLSNELAETTDRFQEQTDVVRQTSEAISEQGDKLKNIGGAMTATVTPALTGLGAVAMKAADNFDQAQGKMQASLGLTESEAEEFAEIAENLWADAFGENIDEAAAAVTTVSQNMREIPTDQLQAATEKAFILADTFDADIVDSTKTANTLMKNFGIESGQAFDLMTVAFQKGGNFSDELLDTLNEYAPQFKAMGYDAEGFTATLIAGAESGAFSLDKLADSAKEGFLLMGEGSDDTKDALNAMGLDADKVITDINAGGKDAQSAFMAVSSAISTIEDPAKRNQAAIAAFGTPLEDLGPEFQTFFGSVNQDLEGVEGATDKAGEALYDNFGTDLQAVMNQLQLALVPLGEVLLGFVRDILPRLTAGIQSVANWFGSLSPLGQKLTVIFGMIGAALGPFLVVLGYVVGAVSNLIPIFAKIWSWLSKLGPLFNVLRTALLFLTGPVGIVIGIIVALVAAFVLLWNKSDAFRNFFINLWTQIKAALAVALPAIRDFLIMVWNGILIAIKVTLAFMKSAILNTWNAIKGFTLMVFNGLKTALIAIWTAIKTAVITIVTTYVAIVKAIFNAYVTAVKFIFNALKIFFTTVWNAIKTAVVAIVTAYVNVVRALFQVFVSGIKAIFYGVKVFFSTVWNAIKNTVTSIVTALKSTAISIFNALKSSVNAIFNSVKSTIKSIWNGIKSIIIRVVNEAKSRVTSTFDSMSSRISSIFSSIKSTATSIFNSVKSAITRPIESAKDTVIGIIDSIKGAFSRMKITIPKPKIPKINVSMGSKKVGLVSVPYPKFNVNWHKTGGVMTKPFTAGNAGFGDVEEGIVPFEGPHAMKIAKLIASAQSRLSNVSTGLVNRVMDKLVEVNIASSDVVMDGQTVGRITWDTVRDEIEREEEMNSRALGE, from the coding sequence ATGGCAGGAAACCCCGAAACGAAAATCAAGTTTAGTGTATTTAATAAAGAGTTTAATTCAGCAATGCGTGATATGAAAAATGAAAGTTCTAAGCTGAGACAAGAATATCAACTACAAGCTGAACAACTGAAATTAAACGGAAGTGAAACTGAAAAGCTTCAGGCTAAAATGAATTATCTTCAACAGGCTCAACAGTTAGCATCAAGAAAAACACAAGAAACTGCTACACAATTAACGCGAGCTAGAGAAATGTATGGAGACAATTCTAGGGAAGTTGAAGCTCTCTCTCGAAGGTTATTAAGCGCACAAACGGCTGAACAGCGTCTATCAAATGAGTTAGCCGAAACGACGGATCGATTCCAAGAACAAACGGACGTTGTTCGCCAGACTTCAGAGGCCATATCAGAACAAGGGGATAAACTGAAAAATATTGGCGGCGCGATGACCGCAACCGTAACCCCTGCTTTAACAGGTTTAGGTGCTGTGGCAATGAAGGCTGCAGATAACTTCGACCAGGCACAAGGCAAAATGCAGGCTTCATTGGGATTAACAGAATCAGAAGCTGAAGAGTTTGCAGAAATTGCAGAGAATCTTTGGGCAGATGCTTTTGGTGAAAATATTGACGAGGCAGCAGCTGCTGTCACAACAGTTTCGCAAAATATGCGAGAAATACCAACAGATCAATTACAAGCAGCAACTGAAAAAGCATTTATTCTAGCAGATACTTTTGACGCTGATATTGTAGATAGTACGAAAACGGCGAATACTCTCATGAAGAACTTTGGTATCGAATCAGGACAGGCATTTGATTTAATGACCGTTGCTTTCCAAAAAGGCGGGAATTTTTCCGATGAGTTGCTGGATACGCTAAATGAATACGCTCCTCAATTTAAAGCTATGGGATATGATGCAGAAGGGTTTACTGCGACGCTTATTGCCGGTGCAGAAAGTGGAGCATTTAGTCTTGATAAACTTGCGGATTCTGCTAAAGAAGGATTCTTATTAATGGGCGAAGGCTCTGATGATACGAAGGACGCTTTAAATGCAATGGGTTTAGATGCTGATAAAGTAATTACTGATATCAATGCAGGGGGAAAAGACGCACAGAGTGCTTTTATGGCCGTATCATCTGCCATTTCAACGATTGAAGATCCTGCTAAACGTAATCAAGCTGCGATTGCAGCTTTCGGTACGCCATTAGAAGACCTTGGACCTGAGTTCCAAACGTTTTTTGGTAGTGTGAATCAGGATCTTGAGGGTGTTGAAGGAGCAACCGATAAGGCTGGTGAGGCATTATACGATAATTTCGGTACAGACCTTCAGGCTGTCATGAACCAATTGCAATTAGCCTTAGTGCCACTCGGGGAAGTGTTACTAGGTTTTGTGAGAGATATCTTACCCAGGTTAACAGCTGGGATTCAAAGTGTTGCAAACTGGTTTGGTAGTTTATCACCCTTAGGTCAAAAATTAACCGTCATTTTTGGAATGATCGGTGCAGCACTGGGTCCATTTCTTGTTGTTCTGGGGTACGTAGTAGGAGCAGTTTCAAATTTAATACCGATATTCGCAAAAATATGGAGCTGGTTATCAAAACTGGGTCCTCTTTTTAATGTTTTACGTACAGCATTGTTGTTTTTAACTGGTCCAGTGGGCATTGTCATTGGAATTATTGTAGCCCTTGTAGCTGCATTTGTTCTTCTCTGGAATAAAAGTGATGCGTTTCGAAACTTCTTCATCAATTTATGGACACAAATCAAAGCAGCTCTTGCGGTCGCTTTACCTGCCATTAGAGATTTTTTGATCATGGTTTGGAATGGCATTTTAATAGCCATTAAAGTCACCTTAGCCTTTATGAAAAGCGCGATTCTAAATACTTGGAATGCGATTAAGGGCTTTACCCTCATGGTCTTTAATGGTTTGAAAACAGCCCTTATTGCGATATGGACCGCAATCAAAACCGCGGTGATCACGATCGTGACAACTTATGTCGCGATTGTCAAAGCCATCTTTAATGCATACGTAACGGCTGTGAAATTCATTTTTAATGCTTTAAAAATCTTTTTTACGACGGTTTGGAATGCGATAAAAACAGCTGTTGTGGCTATCGTTACGGCTTATGTGAATGTTGTGAGAGCTTTGTTCCAGGTCTTTGTGAGTGGTATTAAAGCGATCTTTTATGGGGTTAAAGTCTTTTTCTCAACCGTCTGGAACGCTATAAAAAACACTGTGACATCCATCGTTACAGCTTTAAAAAGTACGGCTATTTCAATCTTTAATGCGTTAAAATCCAGTGTAAATGCTATCTTCAACTCAGTGAAGTCAACGATCAAGAGTATTTGGAATGGTATTAAATCAATCATCATTCGTGTCGTGAATGAGGCGAAAAGTCGTGTGACATCGACGTTTGACTCGATGAGTAGTAGAATCAGCTCCATTTTTTCATCGATCAAATCTACAGCAACGAGCATCTTTAATAGTGTCAAATCTGCTATTACGAGGCCGATTGAGTCAGCGAAGGATACAGTGATCGGCATTATTGATTCCATTAAGGGTGCTTTCAGTCGGATGAAAATTACCATCCCAAAACCAAAGATTCCTAAAATCAATGTCAGTATGGGATCAAAGAAGGTCGGACTAGTCAGTGTTCCTTACCCGAAATTCAATGTTAACTGGCACAAAACAGGTGGTGTTATGACTAAGCCTTTCACCGCGGGTAATGCTGGATTTGGAGATGTAGAAGAAGGCATTGTCCCATTTGAAGGACCACACGCAATGAAAATTGCCAAACTGATTGCCAGTGCTCAATCCAGGCTATCAAACGTTTCAACAGGGCTAGTTAATCGTGTAATGGACAAGTTAGTGGAAGTGAATATCGCCTCTTCTGATGTGGTAATGGATGGACAAACCGTAGGAAGAATTACGTGGGATACCGTCCGAGATGAAATTGAACGAGAAGAAGAAATGAACAGTCGGGCTCTGGGGGAGTGA
- a CDS encoding phage tail domain-containing protein, with amino-acid sequence MKSKLNFKIEYTNNQIIDMDEMGLWVDSFHIFSPDVERNTINIPYRHGASLASSRIKTRKVKLSFTVDTDSIEDLDYYRHVIFQTFYSEEPYKIIRDVNPNRELYAIQDGEYDIENVTFSDGACSIELMMLDPILYSLERNQVINDPDGPFDPIITNHGTEKAFPIFMIDILKPTTFLSIITPEDYIQMGQPTEVKERSVEKEQLLLRHGCSDMTGFMPGTLVEGGTVSGSMYSNGKGLLAGSYGSGTYWHGPAQKLELGETLQDFRVEATITNESISPLNVGRVEISLLDDRDQVIGKMAMKDSNNQVTSNHGEMRVGNLTNGHYLISERRRTWNYMKGGLLSLQRIGTRFRAYIAQQDPNDSNHHYARETEFYTDLDEAYLDKLAQIQVHLGAYGTYSTPKLSVQHLQVFKINSNTEEEIPYIAIPGDQILLNHKRARIEKNGALINKEKDIASNFFGIGKGETELKVYPSDAARVVAKWKEGSI; translated from the coding sequence ATGAAGAGTAAATTGAATTTCAAAATCGAATATACGAACAATCAAATCATCGATATGGATGAGATGGGGCTCTGGGTCGATTCTTTTCACATCTTCTCTCCTGACGTTGAGCGAAATACCATTAACATACCGTATCGACATGGGGCTTCGCTGGCTTCTTCTCGTATCAAAACCCGGAAAGTCAAACTCTCTTTTACCGTGGATACTGATAGTATCGAAGACCTGGATTATTATCGGCACGTGATTTTCCAAACCTTTTACTCAGAAGAACCGTATAAAATCATCCGAGATGTCAATCCGAATCGTGAGCTCTATGCTATTCAAGATGGGGAGTATGATATCGAGAATGTGACTTTTTCAGATGGGGCATGTTCGATTGAATTGATGATGTTGGATCCTATTCTTTATTCCCTTGAACGTAACCAGGTGATCAATGATCCAGACGGACCATTTGATCCGATTATCACCAACCATGGCACGGAAAAAGCTTTTCCAATCTTTATGATCGATATCTTAAAGCCAACGACGTTCCTTTCGATTATTACTCCAGAGGATTACATTCAAATGGGGCAACCAACGGAAGTAAAAGAACGATCAGTAGAAAAAGAACAGCTGTTGTTGCGTCATGGTTGTAGCGATATGACCGGTTTTATGCCTGGGACACTGGTAGAAGGTGGCACAGTTTCTGGATCGATGTATTCAAATGGAAAAGGACTACTTGCAGGTTCTTATGGATCGGGGACCTATTGGCATGGCCCGGCGCAAAAATTGGAATTGGGTGAAACACTTCAAGATTTTCGAGTCGAGGCTACGATTACAAATGAAAGTATCTCTCCCCTTAATGTAGGACGTGTGGAAATCTCTTTATTAGATGATCGAGATCAAGTGATTGGCAAAATGGCAATGAAAGATAGTAACAATCAAGTGACCTCGAATCATGGTGAGATGCGAGTAGGAAATTTAACAAATGGCCATTACCTGATTAGTGAACGAAGAAGGACCTGGAACTATATGAAAGGAGGGCTTCTCAGTTTACAACGGATCGGCACACGTTTTCGAGCTTATATTGCTCAACAAGACCCGAATGATTCGAACCATCATTATGCCAGAGAAACAGAATTTTATACGGATTTGGATGAGGCATATTTGGACAAGTTGGCTCAAATACAAGTTCATTTAGGGGCTTATGGGACCTATTCAACGCCGAAGCTATCCGTCCAACATTTGCAAGTGTTCAAGATTAACAGCAATACAGAGGAAGAGATTCCTTACATTGCGATCCCAGGCGACCAAATCCTTTTAAATCATAAACGGGCACGCATTGAAAAGAATGGCGCCCTAATAAATAAAGAAAAGGATATCGCTTCCAACTTCTTTGGAATAGGGAAAGGGGAAACGGAGTTGAAGGTTTATCCATCAGATGCAGCTAGAGTAGTAGCCAAGTGGAAGGAGGGATCGATTTAA